A part of Micromonospora chersina genomic DNA contains:
- a CDS encoding antitoxin — MSDFMDKAKDMADKHDKQVDQGIEKGGDMADKRTQGKYDEQIDKGVDMAQQRTGQGDTGR, encoded by the coding sequence ATGAGCGACTTCATGGACAAGGCCAAGGACATGGCTGACAAGCATGACAAGCAGGTCGACCAGGGCATCGAAAAGGGCGGCGACATGGCCGACAAGCGGACCCAGGGCAAGTACGACGAGCAGATCGACAAGGGCGTCGACATGGCGCAGCAGCGGACCGGTCAGGGCGACACCGGACGCTGA
- a CDS encoding dienelactone hydrolase family protein, which yields MGDSREVSVPVVDGGLPADVIVPSGAVGVVLFAHGSGSSRHSPRNVAVAHEFNGRGLGTVLVDLLTAEEDERDAVTAELRFDIGMLAERLAAIVDWMAAEPTLGRLPIGLFGASTGAAAALVAAAARPEQVGAVVSRGGRPDLAGSSLSAVRAPTLLIVGGLDEEVIVLNEQAKADLGDIAELRIVPGATHLFEEPGTLDQVADQAGAWFTTHLRQPHPA from the coding sequence ATGGGGGATTCCCGTGAGGTCAGCGTGCCGGTGGTGGACGGGGGGCTGCCGGCCGACGTGATCGTGCCGTCGGGGGCGGTGGGGGTGGTGTTGTTCGCGCACGGGAGCGGCAGTTCGCGGCACAGCCCGCGAAACGTCGCGGTGGCGCACGAGTTCAACGGGCGGGGACTGGGCACCGTGCTTGTCGACCTGCTCACCGCCGAGGAGGACGAGCGGGACGCCGTCACCGCCGAGCTGCGCTTCGACATCGGGATGCTCGCCGAGCGGCTGGCCGCCATCGTCGACTGGATGGCCGCCGAGCCGACGCTGGGCCGGCTGCCGATCGGGCTCTTCGGCGCCAGCACCGGCGCGGCCGCCGCCCTGGTCGCCGCTGCCGCCCGGCCGGAACAGGTCGGCGCGGTGGTCTCCCGGGGCGGCCGTCCGGACCTGGCCGGCAGCTCGCTGTCGGCGGTACGCGCCCCGACGCTGCTGATCGTCGGCGGGCTGGACGAGGAGGTGATCGTGCTGAACGAGCAGGCCAAGGCGGATCTGGGCGACATCGCCGAGCTGCGGATCGTGCCGGGCGCCACCCACCTCTTCGAGGAGCCGGGCACCCTGGACCAGGTGGCGGACCAGGCCGGCGCCTGGTTCACCACCCATCTCCGCCAGCCACACCCGGCCTGA
- a CDS encoding cytochrome P450, with the protein MTDTSQATIPQRYPFNAPVRLDLDARYAELREQPLVRVQLPYGEPAWLATRHADVKTVLGDPRFSRAASVGRDEPRNTPRQQETGILSMDPPEHTRLRRLVAKAFTARRVEELRPRTRAVADELVDGLLAAGPPADLVAHLATPLPIRVICDLLGVPVSDQDRFHTWSEAIVSTTSLDPGLAQEYIDNLLAYMGGLVAQRRLEPADDLLSAMVRARDEHADRLTEEEMVTLAAGLLAAGHETTVTQIPNMVYVLLTTPGAWDTLRERPELVPVAVEELMRFIPLGATAAFPRYATEDVELGGVLVRAGEPVVVNIAAANRDDAVFTDADRLDLTRTVNPHLGFGHGVHHCVGAQLARMELRVVLETLLDRAPGLRLAVPVEELTWKSGLLVRGLVAMPVAW; encoded by the coding sequence GTGACCGACACTTCCCAGGCGACCATCCCGCAGCGCTACCCGTTCAACGCCCCTGTCCGGCTCGACCTGGACGCCCGCTACGCCGAGCTGCGCGAGCAGCCACTGGTCCGGGTCCAACTGCCCTACGGCGAGCCCGCCTGGCTGGCCACCCGGCACGCCGACGTGAAGACGGTGCTCGGCGACCCACGGTTCAGCCGGGCCGCGTCGGTCGGCCGTGACGAACCCCGGAACACCCCGCGCCAGCAGGAGACCGGCATCCTCTCGATGGACCCGCCGGAGCACACCCGGCTGCGCCGCCTCGTGGCGAAGGCGTTCACCGCGCGGCGGGTCGAGGAGCTGCGTCCGCGTACCCGGGCGGTGGCCGACGAACTGGTCGACGGGCTGCTCGCCGCCGGGCCGCCCGCCGACCTGGTGGCGCACCTGGCCACCCCGCTGCCGATCAGGGTGATCTGCGACCTGCTCGGCGTGCCGGTGTCCGACCAGGACAGGTTCCACACGTGGTCGGAGGCGATCGTGTCGACCACCTCGCTGGACCCGGGCCTCGCCCAGGAATACATCGACAACCTGCTCGCCTACATGGGCGGGCTTGTCGCCCAGCGCCGGCTCGAACCCGCCGACGACCTGCTCAGCGCGATGGTCCGGGCGCGCGACGAGCACGCCGACCGGCTCACCGAGGAGGAGATGGTCACCCTCGCCGCCGGGCTGCTCGCCGCCGGCCACGAGACCACCGTGACCCAGATCCCCAACATGGTGTACGTCCTGCTCACCACCCCCGGCGCCTGGGACACCCTGCGCGAGCGGCCCGAGCTGGTGCCGGTCGCCGTCGAGGAGCTGATGCGGTTCATCCCGCTCGGCGCGACGGCCGCCTTCCCGCGCTACGCCACCGAGGACGTCGAGCTGGGCGGGGTGCTGGTCCGGGCCGGCGAGCCGGTGGTGGTCAACATAGCGGCGGCCAACCGGGACGACGCGGTGTTCACCGACGCCGACCGGCTCGACCTGACCCGGACGGTCAACCCGCACCTCGGCTTCGGGCACGGCGTGCACCACTGCGTCGGCGCGCAGCTGGCCCGGATGGAGCTGCGGGTGGTGCTGGAGACACTGCTCGACCGGGCGCCGGGGCTCCGGCTCGCGGTGCCGGTGGAGGAGCTGACCTGGAAGAGCGGCCTGCTGGTGCGGGGCCTGGTGGCGATGCCGGTGGCCTGGTGA
- a CDS encoding hemerythrin domain-containing protein: protein MTDVQTERDVVDVLMTDHREVEAIFVELESRQGTPEHRRQLADVVIAELVRHSVAEEAYVYPAARKALPDGDQLAEHEISEHADAERTMKELESLDPSEPRFDELLTKLTATIRHHVQEEESDLFPRLRAACAREELVELAGKVEAAKKSAPTRPHPAAPDHPPANKLLAPGTGLVDRMRDALSGRPTSMRELREKS from the coding sequence ATGACCGACGTACAGACGGAACGGGACGTCGTCGACGTCCTGATGACGGACCACCGCGAGGTCGAGGCGATCTTCGTCGAGCTGGAGAGCCGGCAGGGCACCCCGGAGCACCGGCGGCAGCTCGCCGACGTGGTGATCGCCGAGCTGGTCCGGCACTCCGTGGCCGAGGAGGCCTATGTCTACCCGGCCGCCCGCAAGGCCCTCCCCGACGGCGACCAGCTCGCCGAGCACGAGATCTCCGAGCACGCCGACGCCGAGCGGACCATGAAGGAGCTGGAGTCCCTCGATCCCTCCGAGCCGCGCTTCGACGAGCTGCTGACCAAGCTGACCGCGACCATCCGGCACCACGTGCAGGAGGAGGAGAGCGACCTCTTCCCCCGGCTCCGCGCGGCCTGCGCCCGCGAGGAGCTGGTCGAGCTGGCCGGCAAGGTGGAGGCGGCGAAGAAGTCGGCGCCGACCCGGCCGCACCCGGCCGCCCCGGACCACCCGCCGGCGAACAAGCTGCTTGCCCCGGGCACCGGCCTTGTCGACCGGATGCGCGACGCGCTGAGCGGCCGGCCCACGTCGATGCGGGAGCTGCGCGAGAAGTCCTGA
- a CDS encoding Lrp/AsnC family transcriptional regulator: protein MDDVDRKLLAALQNDATQSYAALAGQVGLSTGAVHERVRKLREQGVVRRTTVDVDPGAVGRGVLAFVLVEANAWMGDHPTRDALAALPEVVEAHVIAGPASLLVKIRVGTPEQLQASLRRLFQVEGVTGTQTVVVLESFFERPLDPYPQTP from the coding sequence GTGGACGACGTCGACCGGAAGCTGCTGGCCGCGCTGCAGAACGACGCCACCCAGTCGTACGCGGCGCTGGCCGGGCAGGTCGGCCTCTCCACGGGGGCGGTACACGAACGGGTGCGGAAGCTGCGGGAGCAGGGGGTGGTCCGGCGGACCACTGTGGACGTGGACCCGGGCGCGGTCGGCCGGGGCGTGCTCGCGTTCGTGCTGGTGGAGGCGAACGCCTGGATGGGCGACCACCCCACCCGGGACGCGCTCGCCGCGCTGCCCGAGGTGGTGGAGGCGCACGTCATCGCCGGCCCCGCCTCGCTGCTCGTGAAGATCCGGGTCGGCACGCCCGAGCAGCTCCAGGCCAGCCTGCGCCGGCTGTTCCAGGTCGAGGGCGTCACCGGCACGCAGACCGTGGTGGTGCTGGAGAGTTTCTTCGAGCGCCCGCTCGACCCGTACCCCCAGACCCCCTGA
- a CDS encoding HAD family hydrolase has protein sequence MPRPVIFDLFHTLVPGGDPERDRVVGEMALMVGVEPAALVDAYHATWRDRMTRWDAAETVRLLARRLGGSPTEEQVARAAAHRRELARRLLSRVRPETVAVLDALRADGHPIGLVSNATAETAEAWPSTDLARRFDVAIFSCDVALAKPDPAIYRLAAERLGVAPADCVFVGDGADGELAGAAAVGMTVVRTTEHNDTDPAWVGRALTALGELPALLWEPASG, from the coding sequence GTGCCACGACCGGTGATCTTCGACCTGTTCCACACCCTGGTGCCTGGCGGGGACCCCGAGCGGGACCGGGTGGTCGGCGAGATGGCGCTGATGGTGGGGGTGGAGCCGGCCGCCCTTGTCGACGCGTACCACGCGACGTGGCGGGACCGGATGACCCGCTGGGACGCCGCGGAGACGGTGCGCCTCCTGGCCCGGCGGCTCGGTGGCTCGCCCACCGAGGAGCAGGTGGCCCGGGCCGCCGCGCACCGGCGGGAGCTGGCCCGGCGGCTGTTGTCGCGCGTCCGGCCGGAAACCGTCGCGGTGCTGGACGCGCTGCGCGCCGACGGCCACCCGATCGGGCTGGTCAGCAACGCCACCGCGGAGACCGCCGAGGCGTGGCCGTCGACCGACCTGGCCCGCCGGTTCGACGTCGCGATCTTCTCCTGCGACGTGGCCCTGGCCAAGCCCGACCCGGCGATCTACCGGCTGGCGGCGGAGCGCCTCGGTGTCGCGCCGGCCGACTGCGTGTTCGTGGGCGACGGCGCGGACGGCGAGCTGGCCGGGGCGGCGGCGGTCGGCATGACAGTGGTCCGGACCACCGAGCACAACGACACCGATCCGGCCTGGGTCGGCCGCGCGCTGACCGCGCTCGGCGAGCTGCCCGCCCTGCTGTGGGAGCCGGCCAGCGGCTGA
- a CDS encoding SMP-30/gluconolactonase/LRE family protein: MDRFRTRFEVRDERFRRVNGDEWTECLWTGGRWLEGPAWFSAGRHLVFSDIPNDRLLRWDETTGAVGVFRQPAGYANGHTVDRRGRLVSCEQGRRRVTRTEADGTDTVLAERWRGKRLNSPNDVVEHSDGSIWFTDPSYGIDSDYEGHRAEGEIGGNHVYRVDPHDGEVRRVADDFGQPNGLAFSPDESLLYVVDTRAKHLRRFAVTEGGALRGGEVFATCDAGSFDGVRLDDAGRVWVAAHDGLHCFDPDGTLLGKLHLPEVVANFTFGGPKRNQLYICASSSLFSLRVNVNGARYPGW; the protein is encoded by the coding sequence GTGGATCGGTTCAGGACGCGTTTTGAGGTGCGGGACGAGCGGTTCCGCCGGGTCAACGGCGACGAGTGGACGGAGTGCCTCTGGACCGGCGGCCGCTGGCTGGAGGGCCCGGCCTGGTTCTCCGCCGGGCGCCACCTGGTCTTCAGCGACATCCCCAACGACCGGCTGCTGCGCTGGGACGAGACCACCGGCGCGGTCGGGGTGTTCCGCCAGCCGGCCGGCTACGCCAACGGGCACACCGTCGACCGACGGGGGCGGCTGGTGAGCTGCGAGCAGGGCCGGCGGCGGGTCACCCGGACCGAGGCCGACGGCACCGACACGGTGCTCGCCGAGCGCTGGCGCGGCAAGCGGCTGAACAGCCCGAACGACGTGGTCGAGCACTCCGACGGCTCGATCTGGTTCACCGACCCGAGCTACGGCATCGACAGCGACTACGAGGGCCACCGGGCCGAGGGCGAGATCGGCGGCAACCACGTCTACCGGGTCGACCCGCACGACGGCGAGGTACGCCGCGTCGCCGACGACTTCGGGCAGCCGAACGGGCTGGCGTTCAGCCCCGACGAGTCACTGCTCTACGTGGTCGACACCCGGGCGAAGCACCTGCGCCGGTTCGCCGTCACCGAGGGCGGCGCCCTCCGCGGCGGCGAGGTCTTCGCCACCTGCGACGCCGGCTCCTTCGACGGCGTACGCCTCGACGACGCCGGCCGGGTCTGGGTGGCCGCGCACGACGGGCTGCACTGCTTCGACCCGGACGGCACGCTGCTCGGCAAGCTGCACCTGCCGGAGGTGGTCGCCAACTTCACCTTCGGCGGCCCGAAGCGCAACCAGCTCTACATCTGCGCCTCCAGCTCGCTGTTCAGCCTGCGGGTCAACGTGAACGGGGCGCGCTACCCCGGCTGGTGA
- a CDS encoding AI-2E family transporter has product MDEDAGTPDPAERNRAAGPRHTWAGLPWPVRTAVTWSACLVVVIAALWLLGKIAVLLAPLAVALAGTLFLTALLDPVLLRLRRLRVPAALAALLSVLLLLGVLVGVGALVWNLTASQFGELSQQLDQGLERSRDFVTSSLPVTDEQLDRQIEQIRKGLSGSAPDPVAGARTAAEVAGSLLLGLVLLFFLLKDGRSMWHWVLRRMTGPRRDLTAEAGRAGWRTLGAYSRGTMIIAAIDALGIGLALVLLRVPLALPLALITFLGGFVPIIGATVAGAVAVLVALAANGPTTALLTLAAVIAVQQIEGNLLEPLVMKRQVQLHPAVILVVVTAGTLVAGIAGAFVSVPIAAVTWRVLDTVQRHRAALPG; this is encoded by the coding sequence GTGGACGAGGACGCTGGGACGCCGGATCCGGCGGAGCGGAACCGGGCGGCGGGACCGCGGCACACCTGGGCGGGGCTGCCCTGGCCGGTGCGGACGGCCGTCACCTGGAGCGCGTGTCTCGTGGTGGTGATCGCCGCGCTCTGGCTGCTCGGGAAGATCGCCGTGCTGCTGGCGCCGCTGGCCGTGGCGCTGGCCGGCACACTGTTCCTCACCGCGCTGCTCGACCCGGTGCTGCTGCGGCTGCGCCGGCTCCGGGTGCCGGCCGCGCTGGCCGCCCTGCTCAGCGTCCTGCTGTTGCTCGGCGTCCTGGTCGGCGTCGGCGCGCTGGTGTGGAACCTGACGGCGAGCCAGTTCGGGGAGCTGAGCCAGCAGCTCGACCAGGGCCTGGAGCGCAGCCGGGACTTCGTCACCTCCAGCCTGCCGGTCACCGACGAGCAGCTCGACCGCCAGATCGAGCAGATCCGGAAGGGGCTCAGCGGCAGCGCCCCCGACCCGGTCGCCGGGGCGCGGACGGCCGCCGAGGTCGCCGGCTCGCTCCTGCTCGGCCTGGTGCTCCTCTTCTTCCTGCTGAAGGACGGCCGCTCGATGTGGCACTGGGTGCTGCGCCGGATGACCGGGCCGCGCCGCGACCTGACCGCCGAGGCGGGCCGGGCCGGCTGGCGGACGCTCGGCGCGTACAGCCGGGGCACGATGATCATCGCGGCGATCGACGCCCTCGGCATCGGGCTGGCGCTGGTGCTGCTGCGCGTCCCGCTGGCCCTGCCGCTCGCGCTGATCACCTTCCTGGGCGGGTTCGTGCCGATCATCGGCGCCACCGTGGCCGGCGCGGTCGCGGTGCTTGTCGCCCTGGCCGCCAACGGCCCCACCACCGCCCTGCTCACCCTCGCCGCGGTGATCGCCGTCCAGCAGATCGAGGGCAACCTGCTGGAGCCGCTGGTGATGAAGCGGCAGGTGCAACTGCACCCGGCGGTCATCCTGGTCGTGGTCACCGCCGGCACGCTGGTCGCCGGCATCGCGGGCGCGTTCGTCTCGGTGCCGATCGCCGCGGTCACCTGGCGGGTGCTGGACACCGTCCAACGCCACCGGGCCGCCCTGCCCGGGTGA
- a CDS encoding ferredoxin, producing MSEGTEWRLHVDPTRCIGSGICAGVAPQHFVLVDGLSRPVAERIAADESVLDAAESCPLEAIVVSDLDNLRRIAPEG from the coding sequence GTGAGCGAGGGAACCGAGTGGCGGCTGCACGTCGACCCGACCCGGTGCATCGGCTCCGGGATCTGCGCCGGTGTGGCGCCGCAGCACTTCGTGCTCGTCGACGGGCTGTCCCGGCCGGTGGCCGAGCGGATCGCCGCCGACGAGTCGGTGCTGGACGCGGCCGAGTCCTGCCCGCTGGAGGCGATCGTCGTGTCCGACCTGGACAACCTCCGGCGGATCGCCCCGGAGGGCTGA